A window from Chitinophaga filiformis encodes these proteins:
- a CDS encoding aminotransferase class III-fold pyridoxal phosphate-dependent enzyme, with protein MSETGTISHAQEIIQENLDYTLFSWSKQKGIAPIAVKYAAGVYLYDYDDKRYLDFSSGLINVNIGHGHPRVTAAVVKQMQEVSYVTPGCVTEARGKLGHKLAEISPGNLKKTLFTVCGASAIENAIKLARLYTSRHKIIARYRAFHGASYAAMTAGGDPRKLAHDAQQVPNIVHVEDPYCYRCPWGKEITTCSRECVSHIERVIQFEGPENVAAILMEGESGSSGCIKYPPDYLQKVRALCDKYGILLIADEVMSGFGRTGRWFACDLHGVVPDMIATAKGITAGYIPLGALIVSDKIAAHFDDKTLWLGLTYSAHPVACAAGVEVLNIYEDEHLIENAAAMGAYIEQEVEIMKQHHPCIGDFRNTGLLGCIELVKNRETKEPMVPFNAKPEEMAVMNRVAARLKQLGMYAFVRWNYVFIAPPLSITKPQVDEGLAMISDALSIADEYVL; from the coding sequence ATGTCAGAAACAGGGACTATCTCCCATGCACAGGAAATTATCCAGGAAAACCTGGACTATACCTTATTCTCATGGAGTAAACAAAAGGGCATTGCCCCCATTGCCGTAAAGTACGCTGCCGGCGTGTATCTCTATGACTATGACGACAAGCGTTACCTTGATTTTTCATCAGGACTGATCAATGTAAACATCGGCCATGGCCATCCCCGCGTCACCGCCGCTGTGGTGAAGCAGATGCAGGAAGTCAGTTATGTCACGCCGGGATGTGTAACAGAGGCACGCGGCAAACTGGGACATAAACTGGCAGAGATCAGCCCCGGCAACCTGAAAAAGACCTTATTCACCGTCTGTGGTGCCAGTGCGATAGAGAATGCCATCAAGCTGGCCCGGCTCTATACCAGCAGGCATAAGATCATCGCCCGCTACCGGGCCTTCCATGGGGCTTCCTATGCTGCCATGACTGCCGGTGGCGATCCCCGTAAGCTGGCCCACGATGCGCAGCAGGTCCCCAACATTGTACATGTGGAAGATCCTTATTGCTATCGCTGTCCCTGGGGAAAGGAAATAACCACCTGCAGCCGCGAATGTGTAAGCCACATAGAAAGGGTCATCCAGTTTGAAGGTCCGGAAAACGTAGCAGCCATCCTGATGGAAGGAGAAAGCGGCTCTTCGGGTTGTATCAAATATCCGCCGGATTACCTGCAGAAGGTGCGGGCCCTCTGCGACAAATACGGCATTCTCCTGATCGCCGACGAGGTCATGAGCGGTTTCGGCAGAACAGGAAGATGGTTCGCCTGCGACCTGCATGGGGTGGTACCCGATATGATCGCTACCGCGAAAGGAATTACTGCCGGGTACATCCCCCTGGGAGCTTTGATCGTAAGTGATAAAATAGCGGCCCATTTTGACGATAAAACGCTCTGGCTGGGCCTGACCTATTCCGCACATCCAGTAGCCTGCGCAGCGGGTGTGGAAGTGCTGAATATTTACGAAGACGAACACCTCATTGAGAACGCTGCCGCAATGGGGGCTTACATAGAACAGGAAGTAGAGATCATGAAACAGCATCATCCCTGTATCGGCGATTTCCGGAACACCGGCCTGCTGGGATGTATAGAGCTGGTAAAGAACCGCGAGACAAAAGAACCAATGGTGCCTTTCAATGCGAAGCCGGAGGAAATGGCTGTCATGAACAGGGTAGCTGCCCGGTTGAAACAATTGGGAATGTATGCTTTTGTCCGCTGGAACTATGTATTTATTGCACCACCTTTAAGTATCACAAAACCCCAGGTTGACGAAGGACTGGCAATGATCAGCGACGCACTCTCAATTGCAGATGAATATGTACTCTGA
- a CDS encoding CoA-acylating methylmalonate-semialdehyde dehydrogenase, with amino-acid sequence MKYERVRNFINGHFKEVSSPRTLPVISPSDGSILTEMPCSTAADVAEAVQAAKAAFPKWSKTPIKERVQVFFRYKYLLEQYLEELAALVSEENGKTMTEAVAEVEKCIELTEFATSLPQLITGEVLEVSAGVECRTAHVPLGVVASIVPFNFPAMVPNWTIPNAIALGNCMIIKPSEKVPLSLGVLARLLKEAGLPDGVLNIVNGDSEVVNAICDHPDIEAVSFVGSTKVAKIVYQRATQNLKRCLALGGAKNHLVVLPDAKPGMTAQNVAASMSGCAGQRCMAASAMIGVGQVDHIVDLVCEEVKKIVPGQNLGAVISKESKERIEKYITEAEAQGARILVDGRGAKVAGKENGTYVGPTVIDYVTADMAVAKEEIFGPVISIMRTNTVDEALVIENANPYGNAASVFTQNGGMARYIAERASAGMIGVNVGVPVPREPFSFGGWNESKFGVGDITGKSSIEFWTKLKKSTTKWNPEEGINWMS; translated from the coding sequence ATGAAATACGAAAGGGTCAGGAATTTCATTAACGGTCACTTCAAGGAAGTATCATCTCCACGTACACTACCTGTTATTTCTCCTTCAGATGGCAGCATATTGACAGAAATGCCCTGCTCCACTGCCGCAGATGTAGCAGAAGCGGTGCAGGCCGCAAAAGCCGCTTTCCCAAAATGGAGTAAAACTCCTATTAAAGAAAGAGTACAGGTTTTTTTCAGATATAAATACCTGCTGGAACAATACCTGGAGGAACTGGCCGCACTGGTTAGCGAAGAGAATGGGAAGACCATGACGGAGGCTGTCGCCGAAGTAGAAAAGTGCATTGAACTGACCGAATTCGCTACTTCATTGCCGCAGCTGATCACAGGGGAGGTGCTGGAAGTCAGCGCCGGAGTGGAATGCCGCACCGCTCATGTACCATTGGGAGTGGTCGCCTCTATTGTACCATTCAATTTTCCGGCCATGGTGCCTAACTGGACGATTCCCAACGCCATTGCCCTGGGCAATTGCATGATCATAAAACCATCTGAAAAGGTGCCGCTCAGCCTTGGCGTGCTCGCACGACTGCTAAAAGAAGCCGGACTGCCCGACGGCGTGCTGAATATCGTCAACGGCGATAGTGAAGTGGTCAACGCCATCTGCGATCATCCCGATATAGAAGCTGTATCATTCGTAGGCTCTACCAAAGTGGCGAAGATCGTCTACCAGCGGGCTACGCAAAACCTGAAACGCTGTCTTGCGCTTGGAGGTGCAAAGAACCACCTGGTGGTATTACCCGATGCCAAACCTGGTATGACTGCCCAGAACGTAGCCGCATCTATGAGCGGTTGCGCCGGACAACGTTGTATGGCCGCATCGGCCATGATTGGCGTAGGGCAGGTAGATCATATCGTAGACCTCGTCTGTGAAGAGGTGAAGAAGATCGTACCCGGACAAAACCTCGGCGCTGTTATCAGTAAAGAATCGAAAGAAAGAATAGAAAAATATATCACCGAAGCCGAAGCCCAGGGTGCCAGGATACTTGTCGATGGCCGTGGCGCAAAAGTAGCCGGCAAGGAAAACGGTACATATGTAGGTCCTACTGTCATCGATTATGTAACCGCTGATATGGCCGTTGCGAAAGAAGAGATCTTCGGCCCCGTCATCAGCATCATGCGCACCAATACCGTAGATGAAGCACTGGTCATCGAAAACGCCAATCCTTATGGCAACGCTGCTTCCGTATTCACACAGAACGGAGGTATGGCGCGTTACATCGCCGAAAGGGCCAGCGCCGGAATGATCGGCGTTAATGTAGGGGTGCCCGTACCCCGTGAGCCTTTCTCTTTTGGAGGATGGAATGAAAGTAAATTCGGTGTAGGCGATATCACCGGCAAGAGCTCCATAGAGTTCTGGACCAAGCTAAAGAAGAGTACTACCAAATGGAATCCCGAAGAGGGAATAAACTGGATGAGTTAG